From Mytilus edulis chromosome 8, xbMytEdul2.2, whole genome shotgun sequence, one genomic window encodes:
- the LOC139484961 gene encoding kinesin-like protein KIF3A, producing MPEKQDDCVRVCVRCRPLNDTEVKQGCVMCVKVDEVRGSIEVNIPNSQHGEPPKKFTFDMVFGPNSKQVDLYNQAARPIVDFVLEGYNGTIFAYGQTGTGKTFTMEGVRAVPELRGIIPNSFAHIFGKIAKAEGDTRFLVRVSYLEIYNEEVRDLLHKDQNQRLEVKERPDVGVYVKDLSAFAVNNADDMDRIMTLGNKNRSVGATNMNMHSSRSHAIFSVTVECSEKGPDGKHHVRAGKLHLVDLAGSERQAKTGATGQRLKEATKINLSLSTLGNVISSLVDGKSTHIPYRNSKLTRLLQDSLGGNSKTAMIANIGPADYNFDESISSLRYANRAKNIKNKAKINEDPKDALLRQFQKEIEELRKQLEEGSDYEGGSESESEEEVVGEDGVVRRRKKQRRKKKEGGGKKGNHISKEKMSEIQAIIEKDRKLLEQKKDMAEEERNKVKNELETRESELKKYQEEQEQLHQKLAAIEKKLIVGGENLLEKAEEQERLLEESAKELQERKEKEEELRTALEEKEQERLDIEEKYSNLQEEKAGKTKKLKKVWTMLMQAKSEIADLQQEHQREMEGLLENVRQLSRELKLQMVVIDNFIPPEYQEMIEQHVHWNDDIGEWQLKCVAYTGNNMMKTQQKDQDKNELKEPDLSNVYLAYTAEGAAEAMKPKASKSGRPKSSKPKSARPKSSKKKRDQSNLDELLQ from the exons gAGAAGCAAGATGATTGCGTTAGAGTATGTGTAAGGTGTAGACCtttaaatgacacagaagttaaacAAGGATGTGTAATGTGTGTGAAG GTTGATGAAGTGAGAGGATCCATTGAAGTGAACATTCCTAACAGTCAGCATGGAGAGCCTCCCAAAAAATTCACATTTGATATGGTGTTTGGTCCCAATTCTAAACAAGTGGACTTGTATAATCAGGCAGCCAGACCTATTGTAGACTTTGTATTGGAGGGATATAATG GAACTATATTTGCCTATGGTCAGACTGGTACTGGTAAGACTTTCACTATGGAAGGTGTGAGAGCGGTACCAGAACTAAGAGGAATAATCCCTAATTCATTTGCTCATATATTTGGTAAAATTGCTAAAGCAGAGGGAGACACAAG ATTTTTAGTAAGGGTGTCATATTTGGAAATTTACAATGAAGAGGTCAGAGATCTGCTGCATAAGGACCAAAATCAGAGATTAGAA GTGAAAGAGAGACCAGATGTAGGTGTTTATGTCAAAGATTTATCTGCGTTTGCTGTAAATAATGCAGACGACATGGACAGAATAATGACATTGGGAAATAAAAATC GTTCCGTAGGAGCTACCAATATGAATATGCACAGCTCTAGATCTCATGCTATATTTTCTGTTACTGTTGAATGCAGTGAGAAAGGTCCTGATGGCAAACATCATGTCAGAGCTGGCAAACTTCACTTAGTAGATTTGGCT GGTTCAGAGAGACAAGCTAAAACTGGTGCAACAGGTCAAAGGTTAAAAGAGGCCACAAAAATCAATTTGTCTTTGTCAACCCTTGGTAATGTAATATCCTCATTGGTAGATGGTAAAAGCACACACATACCATACAGAAACTCTAAATTGACACGTCTGCTGCAGGATTCATTAGGAGGAAACTCTAAAACTGCTATG atagcCAACATAGGTCCAGCAGATTATAATTTTGATGAATCTATCAGTTCTTTACGATATGCCAATCGTGCCAAGAATATCAAAAACAAAGCTAAAATTAATGAAGATCCTAAAGATGCTTTACTCAGACAATTCCAGAAAGAAATTGAAGAACTTAGAAAACAACTTGAAGAAG gATCAGATTATGAGGGTGGCTCAGAGTCTGAATCAGAGGAGGAAGTTGTAGGTGAAGACGGAGTTGTAAGACGTAGGAAGAAACAAAGAAGGAAGAAAAAGGAAG GTGGTGGTAAAAAAGGAAACCATATATCCAAAGAAAAGATGTCAGAAATACAGGCCATTATTGAAAAGGACAGAAAGTTACTGGAACAGAAGAAAGACATGGCTGAAGAAGAGAGAAATAAAGTTAAGAATGAACTAGAAACTAGGGAATCAGAACTTAAAAAATACCA AGAAGAACAAGAACAACTTCACCAGAAACTAGCAGCAATAGAGAAGAAGCTGATTGTTGGTGGTGAAAATCTGTTAGAAAAAGCAGAGGAGCAAGAAAGATTGTTAGAGGAAAGTGCCAAGGAATTACAGGAGAGGAAAGAAAAGGAAGAGGAATTGAGGACAGCTTTAGAGGAGAAGGAG CAAGAAAGATTAGACATAGAAGAAAAATACTCCAATTTACAAGAAGAAAAAGCtggaaaaacaaaaaagttgaagAAAGTTTGGACCATGTTAATGCAAGCCAAATCAGAG ATCGCAGATTTACAGCAAGAACATCAGAGAGAGATGGAAGGTTTGTTGGAGAATGTACGACAACTGAGTAGGGAGTTAAAATTACAGATGGTAGTTATAGACAACTTCATACCTCCAGAATATCAG gaAATGATAGAACAGCATGTCCATTGGAATGATGATATTGGAGAATGGCAGCTCAAATGTGTTGCTTACACGGGAAACAACATGATGAAAACACAACAAAAAGATCAGGATAAAAATGAG TTAAAAGAGCCAGACTTGTCTAATGTATACCTAGCTTATACTGCTGAAGGGGCAGCTGAAGCAATGAAACCTAAAGCAAGTAAATCTGGAAGACCCAAATCTAGTAAACCAAAGTCGGCTAGAcctaaaagttccaaaaa gAAAAGAGACCAGTCCAACCTTGATGAACTGTTACAGTAA